The following proteins come from a genomic window of Burkholderia stabilis:
- a CDS encoding phosphocholine-specific phospholipase C: MTRSNRRDFLRVAAGTAGAAALNLFPPVIRDALAIPANRRTGTIRDIEHIVILMQENRSFDHYFGTMRGVRGFGDPRPLRLANGKSVFHQPVGPAELLPFHPGADKLGLQFLQDLPHGWQDMHAAWNKGRYDQWVPNKGTTTMAYLKRDDIPFHYQLADAFTICDAYHCAIPSSTDPNRYYMWTGYVGNDGTGGGPVLGNEEKGYGWTTYPEVLEQAGVSWKIYQDVGTGLDANGSWGWTQNPYIGNYGDNSLLYFNQYRTALPGTPLYEKARTGTNISAGGTLFDVLQQDVKNGTLPQVSWICAPEAYSEHPNWPANYGAWYIEQVLKALVSNPDVWSKTALFITYDENDGFFDHVPPPFAPQSRDNGLSSVATTNEVFPGDASHMAGPYGLGPRVPMLVVSPWTKGGWVCSQTFDHTSLLQFIEARFGAQYPVKAANVSPWRRTVCGDLTAAFDFATSDAAWPTLPDTSSYAPPDRLRHPDYIPVPPVLQKLPKQEAGLRPARALPYELFVHGRVEAANGQFRLTFANTGRAGAAFQVQSRNRLDGPWAYTVEAGKRIADTWSAAASLGLYDLDVYGPNGFYCHFRGPFATGIGSANVNPEVIYGYDVANGNITLRLMNRGHKAVRLKVTNAYGHGRARTFDLAPGAHVDDYWDLRGSHGWYDLTVSDGRLLGFLRRFAGHVETGRPSTSDPLIRTTAFHDDAEAASDTLSD, from the coding sequence ATGACCCGATCGAACCGTCGTGACTTCCTGCGCGTCGCCGCCGGCACTGCCGGCGCCGCCGCATTGAACCTGTTTCCGCCCGTGATCCGAGATGCGCTCGCGATTCCCGCGAACCGCCGCACCGGCACGATCCGCGACATCGAACACATCGTGATCCTGATGCAGGAGAACCGTTCGTTCGACCATTACTTCGGCACGATGCGTGGTGTCCGCGGCTTCGGCGATCCGCGCCCGCTGCGCCTCGCGAACGGCAAGTCGGTGTTCCATCAGCCGGTCGGCCCGGCCGAGCTGCTGCCGTTCCACCCTGGCGCGGACAAGCTCGGCCTGCAGTTCCTGCAGGACCTGCCGCACGGCTGGCAGGACATGCACGCCGCGTGGAACAAAGGCCGCTACGACCAGTGGGTGCCGAACAAGGGCACCACGACAATGGCGTACCTGAAGCGCGACGACATCCCGTTCCACTACCAGCTCGCCGACGCGTTCACGATCTGCGACGCGTACCACTGCGCGATCCCGAGCTCGACCGACCCGAACCGCTATTACATGTGGACGGGCTACGTCGGCAACGACGGCACGGGCGGCGGCCCGGTGCTCGGCAACGAGGAAAAGGGCTACGGCTGGACGACCTATCCGGAAGTGCTCGAACAGGCCGGCGTGTCGTGGAAGATCTACCAGGACGTCGGCACGGGACTCGACGCGAACGGCTCGTGGGGCTGGACGCAGAATCCGTACATCGGCAACTACGGCGACAACTCGCTGCTCTACTTCAACCAGTACCGCACCGCGCTGCCCGGCACGCCGCTGTACGAGAAGGCGCGCACCGGCACCAACATCAGCGCGGGCGGCACGCTGTTCGACGTGCTGCAGCAGGACGTGAAGAACGGCACGCTGCCGCAGGTGTCGTGGATCTGCGCGCCGGAAGCGTACTCCGAGCACCCGAACTGGCCGGCGAACTACGGCGCGTGGTACATCGAGCAGGTGCTGAAGGCACTCGTGTCGAATCCGGACGTGTGGAGCAAGACCGCGCTCTTCATTACGTACGACGAGAACGACGGCTTCTTCGACCACGTGCCGCCGCCGTTCGCGCCGCAATCGCGCGACAACGGGCTGTCGTCGGTCGCGACGACCAACGAAGTCTTCCCCGGCGACGCGTCGCACATGGCCGGCCCGTACGGGCTCGGGCCGCGCGTGCCGATGCTGGTCGTGTCGCCGTGGACCAAGGGCGGCTGGGTCTGCTCGCAGACCTTCGATCACACGTCGCTGCTGCAATTCATCGAGGCGCGGTTCGGCGCGCAATACCCGGTCAAGGCCGCCAACGTGTCGCCGTGGCGCCGCACGGTGTGCGGCGACCTGACCGCCGCGTTCGACTTCGCGACGTCCGATGCCGCCTGGCCGACGCTGCCTGACACGAGCAGCTACGCGCCGCCCGACCGCCTGCGCCACCCCGACTACATCCCGGTGCCGCCGGTGCTGCAGAAGCTGCCGAAGCAGGAGGCCGGGCTGCGTCCGGCGCGCGCGCTGCCGTACGAGCTGTTCGTGCACGGCCGCGTCGAAGCCGCGAACGGCCAGTTCCGGCTGACCTTCGCGAACACCGGCCGGGCGGGCGCGGCATTCCAGGTCCAGTCGCGCAACCGCCTCGACGGCCCGTGGGCGTACACGGTCGAAGCCGGCAAGCGGATCGCCGATACGTGGAGCGCCGCGGCGTCGCTCGGCCTGTACGATCTCGACGTGTACGGCCCGAACGGCTTCTACTGCCATTTCCGCGGCCCGTTCGCGACCGGCATCGGCAGCGCCAACGTGAACCCCGAGGTGATCTACGGTTATGACGTCGCGAACGGCAACATCACGCTGCGCCTGATGAACCGCGGCCACAAGGCCGTGCGGCTCAAGGTCACGAACGCATACGGCCACGGCCGCGCGCGTACGTTCGATCTCGCGCCGGGCGCGCACGTCGACGACTACTGGGACCTGCGCGGCAGCCACGGCTGGTACGACCTGACCGTCAGCGACGGCCGGCTGCTCGGCTTCCTGCGCCGCTTCGCGGGCCACGTCGAGACGGGCCGCCCGAGCACCAGCGATCCGCTGATCCGCACGACCGCGTTCCACGACGACGCGGAAGCTGCATCGGACACCCTGTCCGACTGA
- a CDS encoding branched-chain amino acid ABC transporter substrate-binding protein, whose product MKFRHSLLSVSIASALALLSQQAARAADATDVKVGFAAPLTGVNAGYGKDLQNGVQLALDDAVAQKVQIAGKPAHFDLVVQDDQADPRIGVQAAQALVDQNVSVVVGHFNSGTTIPASVVYDKSGIPVIDPAATNPTLTSRGLANMFMVIATDGQNAGNAGKYAVDVTKAKRIAIIDDRTAFGQGEADEFEKAVKAAGGTIIGREFTSNQAVDFRAQITSLKGKNPDLIFFGGLDSLAANFIKQMRQLGLNAQFVGGGGVKDNEFIKIAGPAAEGAMAWEYGRPLDELPQGKDFEQRFKKRFGVDVLSYAQFGYDAAWAAIKAMQAAGSTDPKVYRPALKKIDFEGVTGRISFANDGSLKSGMSTLYQVKSGAWKTIVTKGG is encoded by the coding sequence ATGAAATTCCGTCATTCCCTGTTGTCGGTGTCGATTGCATCCGCGCTTGCCCTCCTCTCGCAACAGGCCGCACGGGCCGCCGACGCAACCGACGTGAAGGTCGGCTTCGCCGCGCCGCTCACGGGCGTGAACGCCGGCTACGGCAAGGACCTGCAGAACGGCGTGCAGCTCGCGCTCGACGACGCCGTCGCGCAGAAGGTGCAGATCGCCGGCAAGCCCGCTCACTTCGATCTCGTCGTGCAGGACGACCAGGCCGACCCGCGCATCGGCGTGCAGGCCGCGCAGGCGCTCGTCGACCAGAACGTGTCGGTCGTGGTCGGCCACTTCAACTCGGGGACGACGATTCCGGCCTCGGTCGTCTACGACAAGTCGGGCATCCCGGTGATCGACCCGGCCGCGACCAACCCGACGCTCACGTCGCGCGGGCTCGCGAACATGTTCATGGTGATCGCGACCGACGGCCAGAACGCCGGCAACGCGGGCAAGTATGCGGTCGACGTGACGAAGGCGAAGCGCATCGCGATCATCGACGACCGCACCGCGTTCGGCCAGGGCGAGGCCGACGAGTTCGAGAAAGCCGTGAAGGCGGCCGGCGGCACGATCATCGGCCGCGAGTTCACGAGCAACCAGGCGGTCGACTTCCGCGCGCAGATCACGAGCCTGAAGGGCAAGAACCCCGACCTGATCTTCTTCGGCGGCCTCGATTCGCTCGCCGCGAACTTCATCAAGCAGATGCGCCAGCTCGGGTTGAATGCGCAATTCGTCGGCGGCGGCGGCGTGAAGGACAACGAGTTCATCAAGATCGCGGGCCCGGCGGCCGAAGGCGCGATGGCATGGGAATACGGCCGGCCGCTCGACGAGCTGCCGCAAGGGAAGGACTTCGAGCAGCGCTTCAAGAAGCGCTTCGGCGTCGACGTGCTGTCGTACGCGCAGTTCGGCTACGACGCGGCCTGGGCCGCGATCAAGGCGATGCAGGCGGCCGGCTCGACCGACCCGAAGGTGTATCGCCCGGCGCTCAAGAAGATCGACTTCGAAGGGGTCACCGGCCGCATCTCGTTCGCGAACGACGGTTCGCTGAAGAGCGGGATGTCGACGCTGTATCAGGTGAAGAGCGGTGCGTGGAAGACGATCGTGACGAAGGGGGGCTGA
- a CDS encoding FadR/GntR family transcriptional regulator — MSVPTFPAAPRRRARSLAQDVVDALTAQIENGTLRPGDKLPTETEVMAAQGVSRTVVREAISRMQASALVETRHGIGSFVLEPSRRQALGIDPATITTLRDVLAVLELRISLESECASLAAQRANETDLAALRRALDAIATGAGGGRDTAQLDFQFHLQIAQSTGNRYFVDIMTQLGTSIIPRTRVNSARFAGDDLERYVGRLNHEHEDIYEAIARHDPEAARAAMRTHLTNSRERLRRAHEAAEAERDTQAG, encoded by the coding sequence ATGTCCGTGCCTACGTTTCCCGCAGCGCCGCGCCGTCGCGCACGCAGCCTCGCACAAGATGTCGTCGACGCGCTGACCGCGCAGATCGAAAACGGCACGCTGCGTCCCGGCGACAAGCTGCCGACCGAAACCGAAGTCATGGCGGCGCAGGGCGTGAGCCGCACGGTCGTGCGCGAGGCGATCTCGCGGATGCAGGCGAGCGCCCTCGTCGAGACGCGCCACGGCATCGGCAGCTTCGTGCTCGAACCGTCGCGCCGCCAGGCGCTCGGCATCGATCCCGCGACGATCACGACGCTGCGCGACGTGCTCGCGGTGCTGGAACTGCGCATCAGCCTCGAAAGCGAATGCGCGAGCCTCGCCGCGCAGCGTGCGAACGAAACCGACCTCGCCGCGCTGCGTCGCGCGCTCGACGCGATCGCGACCGGAGCGGGCGGCGGCCGCGACACGGCGCAGCTCGACTTCCAGTTCCACCTGCAGATCGCGCAGTCCACCGGCAACCGTTATTTCGTCGACATCATGACGCAGCTCGGCACGTCGATCATTCCGCGCACGCGCGTGAATTCGGCGCGCTTTGCCGGCGACGATCTCGAGCGTTATGTCGGCCGGTTGAACCACGAGCACGAGGATATCTACGAGGCGATCGCGCGCCACGACCCTGAGGCGGCGCGCGCCGCGATGCGCACGCACCTCACCAACAGCCGCGAGCGGCTGCGCCGCGCGCACGAGGCGGCCGAGGCCGAGCGCGATACGCAGGCCGGCTGA
- the gudD gene encoding glucarate dehydratase — translation MNAATASPSHDTPRIVDLQAIPVAGHDSMLLNLSGAHGPFFTRNLLILKDSAGRTGVGEVPGGESIRRTLDDARALVVGQPVGNYHAMLNDVRRTFADRDASGRGLQTFDLRTTIHAVTALEAALLDLLGQHLGVPVAALLGEGQQRERVEMLGYLFYIGDRAKTALPYRDGSSATDDWTRVRDEPALTPEAVVRLAEAAHARYGFNDFKLKGGVFEGASEIEAVTALAERFPDARVTLDPNGAWSLDEAVRLCRDQHHVLAYAEDPCGAENGYSGREVMAEFRRATGLPTATNMIATDWRQMGHAVQLQAVDIPLADPHFWTMQGSVRVAQMCRDWGLTWGSHSNNHFDVSLAMFTHVAAAAPGQVTAIDTHWIWQDGERLTREPLKIENGLVEVPKRPGLGIDIDMDAVAVAHELYKQHGLGARDDAAAMQYLIPGWTFNNKRPCLVR, via the coding sequence ATGAACGCCGCCACAGCCTCGCCTTCCCACGACACGCCGCGCATCGTCGACCTGCAAGCGATTCCGGTCGCCGGCCACGACAGCATGCTGCTCAACCTGAGCGGCGCGCACGGCCCGTTCTTCACCCGCAACCTCCTGATCCTGAAGGACAGCGCGGGCCGGACCGGCGTCGGCGAAGTGCCGGGCGGCGAAAGCATCCGCCGCACGCTCGACGATGCGCGCGCGCTCGTCGTCGGCCAGCCGGTCGGCAATTACCACGCGATGCTCAACGACGTGCGGCGCACCTTCGCCGACCGCGACGCGAGCGGCCGCGGGCTGCAGACCTTCGACCTGCGCACGACGATCCACGCGGTCACCGCGCTCGAAGCCGCGCTGCTCGACCTGCTCGGCCAGCATCTCGGCGTGCCGGTCGCCGCGCTGCTCGGCGAGGGCCAGCAGCGCGAGCGCGTCGAAATGCTCGGCTACCTGTTCTACATCGGCGACCGCGCGAAAACCGCGCTGCCCTATCGCGACGGCAGCAGCGCGACCGACGACTGGACCCGCGTACGCGACGAACCCGCGCTGACGCCCGAGGCGGTCGTGCGGCTCGCCGAGGCCGCGCATGCGCGCTACGGCTTCAACGACTTCAAGCTGAAGGGCGGCGTGTTCGAAGGCGCGAGCGAGATCGAGGCCGTGACGGCGCTCGCCGAGCGCTTCCCCGACGCGCGCGTGACGCTCGACCCGAACGGCGCGTGGTCGCTCGACGAGGCCGTGCGGCTGTGCCGCGACCAGCATCACGTGCTGGCTTACGCGGAAGATCCTTGCGGCGCGGAGAACGGTTACTCGGGCCGCGAGGTGATGGCCGAATTCCGCCGCGCGACGGGGCTGCCGACGGCAACCAACATGATCGCGACCGACTGGCGGCAGATGGGCCACGCGGTGCAGTTGCAGGCCGTCGACATCCCGCTCGCCGATCCGCACTTCTGGACGATGCAGGGTTCGGTGCGTGTCGCGCAGATGTGCCGCGACTGGGGCCTCACGTGGGGCTCGCATTCGAACAACCACTTCGACGTGTCGCTCGCGATGTTCACGCATGTCGCGGCGGCCGCGCCGGGCCAGGTCACCGCGATCGACACGCACTGGATCTGGCAGGACGGCGAACGGCTGACGCGCGAGCCGCTGAAGATCGAGAACGGGCTGGTGGAAGTGCCGAAGCGGCCGGGTCTCGGCATCGACATCGACATGGACGCCGTGGCGGTCGCCCACGAGCTGTACAAGCAGCACGGACTCGGCGCCCGCGACGACGCGGCCGCGATGCAGTACCTGATTCCGGGCTGGACGTTCAACAACAAGCGCCCCTGCCTCGTGCGTTGA
- a CDS encoding DUF2214 family protein, with translation MIVRWLLAAIHLSAFGVAFAAIVGRNRALRRLIASAQAADLPGVFKADAAWGLSALVLIVTGLTRAFGGFEKGAAYYLHEPLFHLKMTALVLILLLEIVPMLGLIRWRVAARQQQMPDIGRARTYVRIGHWQAVLVIVIVFAASGMARGIGVAG, from the coding sequence ATGATCGTCCGTTGGTTGCTGGCTGCCATTCACCTGAGTGCGTTCGGCGTCGCGTTTGCCGCGATCGTGGGTCGCAACCGCGCGTTGCGCCGGCTCATCGCGTCCGCGCAGGCGGCCGACCTGCCCGGCGTATTCAAGGCCGACGCCGCGTGGGGGCTGTCGGCGCTCGTGCTGATCGTGACGGGGCTCACGCGCGCGTTCGGCGGTTTCGAGAAAGGCGCCGCGTACTACCTGCACGAACCGCTCTTTCACCTGAAGATGACCGCGCTCGTGCTGATCCTGCTGCTCGAGATCGTGCCGATGCTGGGGCTGATCCGCTGGCGTGTCGCCGCGCGGCAACAGCAGATGCCCGATATCGGCCGTGCGCGCACGTATGTGCGGATCGGCCATTGGCAGGCCGTGCTCGTGATCGTCATCGTGTTCGCCGCGTCGGGGATGGCGCGGGGGATTGGGGTGGCCGGGTAG
- a CDS encoding glycosyltransferase family 4 protein — MRIAQIAPLHEAVPPKLYGGTERVVSYLTEALVEMGHDVTLFASGDSQTSAKLEACWPQALRLDPTIRDVMAPHMLLLEQVRRRAEEFDVLHCHIDYYPFSLFSRQPVPHLTTMHGRLDLPELQPIFNAFSDVPVVSISDNQRIPLPQANWLSTVYHGLPENLLTPIPNVKPSYLAFLGRISPEKRVDTAIRIAEQAGLPIKIAAKLDKADRAYYEEKIKPLFALPHVEYIGEISESEKTEFLGNAHALLFPIDWPEPFGLVMIEAMACGTPVIAFKRGSVPEVIDNGVSGFVVEDELSAVAALKRLDTLPREKVRAAFEARFSSKVMAQNYVKGYEELLRQKRRTVLREVNAG, encoded by the coding sequence ATGCGAATCGCCCAAATCGCTCCGTTGCACGAAGCGGTCCCCCCGAAGCTGTACGGTGGTACCGAGCGAGTGGTGTCCTACCTCACCGAAGCACTTGTCGAGATGGGGCATGACGTCACGCTCTTCGCGAGCGGCGATTCGCAAACCTCCGCGAAGCTCGAAGCCTGCTGGCCGCAGGCGCTGCGCCTCGACCCGACGATCCGCGACGTGATGGCCCCGCACATGCTGCTCCTCGAGCAGGTGCGCCGTCGCGCGGAAGAGTTCGATGTCCTGCACTGCCACATCGACTACTACCCGTTCTCGCTGTTCTCGCGCCAGCCGGTCCCGCATCTGACGACGATGCACGGCCGTCTCGACCTGCCGGAACTGCAGCCGATCTTCAACGCGTTCAGCGACGTGCCGGTCGTGTCGATTTCCGACAACCAGCGCATCCCGCTGCCGCAGGCGAACTGGCTGTCGACGGTGTACCACGGCCTGCCGGAAAACCTGCTGACGCCGATCCCGAACGTGAAGCCGAGCTATCTCGCGTTCCTCGGCCGTATCTCGCCGGAAAAGCGCGTCGATACGGCGATCCGCATTGCCGAGCAGGCCGGCCTGCCGATCAAGATCGCCGCGAAGCTCGACAAGGCTGACCGCGCGTACTACGAAGAAAAGATCAAGCCGCTGTTCGCGCTGCCGCACGTCGAGTACATCGGCGAAATCAGCGAGTCCGAAAAGACCGAATTCCTCGGCAACGCGCACGCGCTGCTGTTCCCGATCGACTGGCCGGAGCCCTTCGGCCTGGTGATGATCGAGGCGATGGCATGCGGCACGCCGGTGATCGCGTTCAAGCGCGGCTCGGTGCCGGAAGTGATCGACAACGGCGTGTCGGGTTTCGTCGTCGAAGACGAGCTGTCGGCTGTCGCGGCGCTCAAGCGCCTCGATACGCTGCCGCGCGAGAAGGTCCGCGCCGCGTTCGAAGCCCGCTTCTCGTCGAAGGTGATGGCGCAGAACTACGTGAAGGGCTACGAGGAACTGCTGCGCCAGAAGCGCCGCACGGTGCTCCGCGAAGTCAACGCAGGCTGA